Part of the Sorghum bicolor cultivar BTx623 chromosome 1, Sorghum_bicolor_NCBIv3, whole genome shotgun sequence genome, ATACCCATGATAGCTTGCTCCAGAGCAGAGGACAGCAACAAGAATTGCTGTGTCAAGGTTGCTGATTGCTCTGTTCAATCACAGCATTATCAAATTGAAATACGCAaaatcaaaattcagcttgctgATGGCTCGTTCAATCTTTTTGCAGATTTTATCATTATGTTTAACCATGCTGCATTGTACAAATGGCGCAGagttttaatattctaacaatTTTGATATACAGGCAGCAGATTATTCTTTGTTCAGCACTCTTGGCACTTTGATATATGGATCATCATAACTTGGAATGGCCTCCACTATGGCATCTCTGCATTGACAAAAAAAGCAAAAAACGAAAAAGAAGACACTCAGGCTTTCCTTGCAAAGCATGTAGTGCTTTAGTGAAAATCATGGAAGAGCCATTGCCCTGCTCACCTGTTATCGAATGTTTCAGGTTTATCTTCTCTCAAAGAACTATCAGCTGTTGTACCTGTGGATGAAATAGTGGAACATGAAAAATGGTAATCTGCTGAAATAAACATACAGAAACGGACCAACAGTTAATAAGAATTGTGTAGCGGGCTGCTAGGAACTCTTTAATCTTAACAGCTCTAGGAACTCTTTTGGGGTTTTGGGGGTAGGGAATCAAATAAAATATTTGGTTTTTGGATGAAAGCATTAGAATTCAGAACTAATTGTTTAAAATATAATTAACTGATGACATTATAATCCTTCTCTTGTACTAGAAGCCTTCCATCGTGTCAAAACCAATTGGGATAGGGAACTTAGTATTAGTAAATCAAGTTTTCATGCTTACTGGAGTGGGAAAGACTTTATGCTTTCCAAATTCTAGCAAATCAAGAGATTCtaataaacaataatcaatcaCCAAGATGCATACCAGCTCTAAGTGAAGGCTCAATGGACTCAAGATCTACTGCCTGAAGTTGCCCAAACCTGTAAAGAAAATAGAAACGAAGAGCAGCTAAGTTCTACCCCAAAATAACCAGTCAAGCTTTGATTTTATCACCAGTGCATACAAATAGAAATCAAAACCCAACACCCCCATAGTGTGAAAAATTCATGGTCTTCCCATTTTGTGTTTAAGAATCACATAGCTACACAAAATCAGCCTAATATCAATTTTAGCTTGAAAACTACAAGATCAAATCTAAAACATACCCATTAAATTAATTGTGACGGAGCTTGTGACATTTGTGGTGTTCTGCCACAGGAAACTAAATGTGATCTTTAAGATGTTCATATTGCATTGTTCCCTAGAAAAATTGACGCTGCCATATTCATCTTTTAAAAACAGTGTCCCATTCATCCTAGAAAGGTGCCTTCATTGGTGCATGGGTGTTGACTGAGGATGGTGATCTGGTTGATCTCCCACCGCTTTCAACCTTTAATGAGTTTTCTACTACTCAACATCTTCTACAACAATTGGCAGCTATGTTGTCTTCATGGTGAAGTTGTGAGAACAATGTGTATATTTGGATGACTTTAGGGATGAGTCTCCCCTCTTAACTTAAGTGAGAGGGACTTGAATCGCTGACTTTAGAGGGATCATAGTGTGACTTGAATCCTTAACTTAAGTTGTGAGAATGATATATTTACACTCTGCAAAAGGCACTAGCATTGCTTCAGTATTTCCAGTCTGAAATTGGCAATGCACTACGGCATGTGTTCATTGGTTCCCCAATTTAAAACACCCAGACTACGGAATTATCTAAACCCACGGCAGAACATTCTTAGTAGAGAGGCTCCACCGTGTCGCAGAATTTTCATGAGCTGCAATCTGCAAGCACTACAAACCGACCCTTGGATTATCCACCTGCGCAAACAGAAGAGAATAGGTAGCAAAAACCTACCAATCCACGACCTGCCGAATCTTGGGCTCGAAGTCCTCGGCCTGGCGAGCGAGCACACAGAGAAGACAAGCAAATCATCGTGAGCATCTCATGTGAACATATAGTATCAGATGTTGGCATCCAGAGAAAGAAAGCAGGACGGCGACTGACCTCCTGCGGGGAGAGCGAGATGCGCGCGGCGTTGGCTAAGCGGGTGAGGTCCGGCGGCTCCAGCtcccccgcccccgccgccgcgggcGTTACGTGGCTAGAGGAGGAGAGCGGCCGCGGCCAGTAAGTCCTAGCCGCCGGCCGCCTCAGCTGCGGCCGCGTCGCGAAGCGGAGCTTGGGtatgacggcggcggcggcggcggcggagagcaTGGCCGGCGTCGCTGCTGCCTCCGGTccggggcgggcgggcgggcgggcgtccGGCTAAGATTGGAATTGGACCGTCGTCACCGACGACGCCTCATCGACTCATCCCATCCCATCTCATCGTTTCGCGTGGTGCGGCCCGGCCCACTCAAAAAGCGGCCACTGCCCAGTGCCCAGAGCTGAGACTGAGAGCCCGGCCGGCGTCGTCGGTTTGGGCCTCTCCGCCACTTTCACCGGCGGGCACTGTCCGTGACTTTTGTGTGTGTGCCCCTATGACCGAAGCGTTTGGTGCCGTGGCCAACCCTACACTACACAGACAGAAGAATCACTCATGATCTCCGAGCCGTGTGCAGGATCTGAATCGAATGTTTGGTGTTGCTGCGTGAATCTGGCCGTGGCTGGAAGAAGCTCTGCCGTTAATTAACGCTAGCTCTAGAGTGGCGCCTAGCGTAATAGTAGCGTCAAAAGCATGTCCTGCCCCGCGCCGTCCATCCATTCATCGctggccgctgccgctgccgctgctgccCTGGTAATCATCATGGCGCTCGTGCCGTTGCTGGCCCGCCGCTTTGACCATCGCCAGGTGAAAAAAAGCACAGCATCCGGGCGCGGCACGCAGACAGGTGGACCCAGGGCGCCCCTGACCCGTCCAGAGTGCCCCCGCTGGCCGCCGCCGTGAAAGCCTGTCTACTCTATCGCTACGCTACACCTGGCCATGGCCTGGGcgggtcctcctcctcctcctcctcctcctccacggctgctgctgctgccacagAGCACACAGGCACACCGCACACGCAGGAAGGAAttcttggaggaggaggaggaggaaaagGCCAAGACCAACAACACATCTGACGCCGCACTGTCACTTGCGGTTGGGCCCGGTGCAGCCGACCGTCCGGCTTGTGGGGCCCGTCCAAGGTGGACAAACGGGAAACCCGTGGCGTCAACGACCCACCCACCCACCCCTCTTTTAATTGCTGCGCAGGTCGCAACTGAACGGAACCGGGAAGGCGGCCACAAGCCAGCAGCGAGAGAGGCCAGCGCGAGCCGCGAGCATATCTCTCCCGCGTTTGATTTCCGCCCAAGcaatccgccgccgccgccgtcgacgctGCCGCACGCCCGCCGGTCTCTGCACGAGCGGCGAGCGGCGAGCACCGGCGATCCTGATCCCCGTCCTGCCGCGCTCCGGCGCCGGCGGTCCGTGCAGGTAACTGCGGCATGGGGCCGCAATGGCTTCTCCGTGCCCTACTGCTGCTTCCGTCCGATTCTGTTCCTTCTCTAACGCGCCATGCATTTTGTCGGCGCGGCCGCCGTGATCGTTTACGCGGTTCCGCGGACTTTCTGTTGTGCTGGCTTAGACAGACGAGATTTGGGATTTTGGGAGTGGTCCGAGCGAATTTGAACTCTTATTCCCGATTCCAAACCCCCGGAGTTTCAAACCTCTCCTGTCTCTTCGTCCTCAGCGGATTCGATTCTTAGgaataccaaaaaaaaaaagcgcTACGTCATGTCTTTGTTGTCGTTTCTTTTTCGTCTGTCTCTGCGTGCTCTTCTCCTCCCTCCTATTCTGTTTCCTTCCTCGGATTCAACCAACTCAGTTCAGTTGCAATGTCAACAATAATTAATACTATAGGGCGCGTTTGGATTGAGGCCATCTGGAGCCGAGCCAATATTTTGTCGTTGACTGGATGGCTGCCGATATTCGGCTGGACACTTTACAAAAGCAGATTCTTGCGCCAAATCGAGTTCATTTTTCAACCAATTCCAGGTCAATTCGGGGCGGCCAATTCTTGCGCCAGAATTTGGCCGGCCAGCTGGTTTTGGCCAGCAGGCCAATTCCAGACGCACCCTATGTGTTTTTCTTCTTTACTGGGCTTTATCAGTCAATATATGGGATTCAGCCATGTTCTTATCCACTGGTCCATTGCACGTCATGTTTctacaaaaagtttttttttattggTACCGAGCAATTTCATTTCTTTTTCTCGAAACAACTTGTCATTGTCAATATATATGTTTATGATGCATGTTTGGGTTTAAAGTTATGCCATCTCTGAGGAAATTCCAAATGCTACATTCAGTTAGTTTCAGTACCACGTTGCTGGTGCAATGATGTTGACGTTCTTGTACAATTTGGCACTGATGTTATTTATAATATATCTTTGGATCGATCAGATCATATCTTTTCCTTTAAGGTTCAAAAGTCAGCGACCGCATTGTTCTGCACGATTATAATATTGGCCCATTTGGTGCAGAAATCATTaggttcttttcttttttatgaAATTTCTAAGTATGCAGTTTCAGTCATAGAGAAAGTTGAATTCACCTATGTTTAAATTCCTAAAATATATAGAAGATATTCTTATAGAACCTTGTAAATTTAAAGTTTTGTCTTCTACTGAAATTAGAAGGAGGGGCAAGACTGTATAATCACAGCAGCACAAACTGCAACTGATGAAAGATCAATAGTTAGGATCACTATGCCTGGCAACGATGTTCTGGCTACTGGCTGGTATGCAGCAGGAGTTATAATTCCATATTCTGGCTACCAATTTTACATTTTTATGGTCCATAAAAAAGGATATAGAACTATAGCTAAAT contains:
- the LOC8062190 gene encoding glutamyl-tRNA(Gln) amidotransferase subunit C, chloroplastic/mitochondrial encodes the protein MLSAAAAAAVIPKLRFATRPQLRRPAARTYWPRPLSSSSHVTPAAAGAGELEPPDLTRLANAARISLSPQEAEDFEPKIRQVVDWFGQLQAVDLESIEPSLRAGTTADSSLREDKPETFDNRDAIVEAIPSYDDPYIKVPRVLNKE